CACGGTCCTTGGATCTCACAGGTGCCGACGCCCTGGTGATTTCCGCGTGCGTACAGATGCCGTCCCTTCCGCTCGTCCAGGCTGCCGAGGACGAATTCGGCATCCCCGTTCTGTCGGCCGCGACGGCAGGCGCCTACAGCCTGCTCCGTGCGCTGGACCTACCCGTCGATCTTCCGGACGCCGGCTCACTGCTCCGGGCAGACGCCGTCGTCACCTCCTAGATCGTCACTTTCGTAGAGAGGAAATCTTCATGTCCGACTTGCCACACAAGGTTCGGGGCGTCGACCACGTCGCCTACCCCACGTTCGATCCGGCAGCAACGGTCGAGTTCTACCGCGACGTTCTCGGGTTCCCCGTCGTCCACTCCATCTGCGCCGCAGGGTGGGGCCCGGAGAAGCATCCGGACTTCATCCATTTCTTCTTCGACATCGGCAACGACGACCGCCTCGCGTTCTTCTACTACTTCGGCCTCGAACCGTTCGACGGTGGACCACAGGGCGATTCGTACTCGCGCTTCGCCGAGGACGTTCCGATCTTCTTCATCCGCTCGCGTCACCTGGCAGTCCACGTCGACAACGAAGAAGACCTGATGGAATACCGGCGGCGGCTGGACGGCAGCGACTGGCCCGTGGAGATGCAGATCCAACACGAGACGATCGAGTCGATCTACACACACGATCCCAACGGCTACATGATCGAGCTCACCCGCGCGATGCGGCCGGTCACGCCGCAGGAAGATCTCGACGCGAACCTGACGATCGACGCCCTGATCGACGTCGTGCGCGGACCCGACCCGAATATGGCGAATCTGTTGACCCGCAAGGCCGAACTGATCGTCGAACGTGCGGCCGACTGGTCGGCCGAGCACGAGGTGGGAGTTTCGTGACCACGTTGTACGTACTCGACATTCCCGAGAACACCACTATCGCATCGGTGGCCGACGTCGACCCAGCCGTACGCGTCGACCACGTCGGCCCGTACTTCCGCATAGTCTCGGATGGGGACATCGTCATCGATCGTCGGGCCACCGGATGCAGGCACGCCGTCTGGTACAGCAGCGTCTCTGGCCTGTCGGAGTCTCGAATCACACAGTGGGACAAAGACGCTCTGCGCGTCGAGCAGTCATGACTCGGACCCGACTCGGCGCAGGCCGGTACATCGATGCCGCCGAGGCTCCGTCGAATACGGTGACCTCGGTGCACGAGCTGAGCACCGCAGACGGTGCCAAGGTCAGCGGAGTGCTGCGGACCGTTCCCGGTGCCGAGACGGTCGTGGCGTTGATGCACCCGAGACAGGACCTGACGCATCACGTTCTC
The nucleotide sequence above comes from Rhodococcoides fascians A25f. Encoded proteins:
- a CDS encoding VOC family protein is translated as MSDLPHKVRGVDHVAYPTFDPAATVEFYRDVLGFPVVHSICAAGWGPEKHPDFIHFFFDIGNDDRLAFFYYFGLEPFDGGPQGDSYSRFAEDVPIFFIRSRHLAVHVDNEEDLMEYRRRLDGSDWPVEMQIQHETIESIYTHDPNGYMIELTRAMRPVTPQEDLDANLTIDALIDVVRGPDPNMANLLTRKAELIVERAADWSAEHEVGVS